A genomic segment from Amphiprion ocellaris isolate individual 3 ecotype Okinawa chromosome 17, ASM2253959v1, whole genome shotgun sequence encodes:
- the si:dkey-247m21.3 gene encoding 5-hydroxytryptamine receptor 4 → MATASPRHLLDDIINPEQQQQDQQEQEEFLSSVETVVLTIFLSIIIIMTVFGNLLVMVALCKDRHLRKKKTNYFIVSLAFADLLVALVVMPFAAIELTTGHWRYGEIFCLVRTSLDVLLTTASILHLCCIALDRYYAICCQPLVYRHKMTPLRVAVMLGGCWLIPTFISFLPIMQSWNAIGIEDIIEERRALTGGSNDTSCVFLVNRPYALICSAVAFYVPLALMVLAYQRIYVTAMTHVRQIETLQRAGSAPVGSTEPIVTVRSSTSSDPLDHYRLRTTTGSSSSEQAPVSTSRMRIETKAAKTLAVIMGCFCLCWAPFFITNVVDPFIHYSVPWQLWTAWLWLGYINSGLNPFLYAFLNRAFRRAFLVILCCGDERYSRQGSCSYGHTHRACSAASVNGTSMALRLSFLPNRSYSDNGRTILGHEHESQDSL, encoded by the exons ATGGCCACAGCATCACCTCGACA TTTGTTGGATGACATAATAAACccagaacaacagcagcaggaccAACAGGAGCAGGAGGAATTCTTGAGCTCGGTGGAGACCGTCGTTCTCACCATCTTcctctccatcatcatcatcatgacgGTGTTTGGGAACCTGCTGGTGATGGTGGCGCTCTGCAAGGACAGACATCTACG aaagaaaaagaccaaCTACTTCATCGTGTCGCTGGCATTTGCTGACCTCCTGGTGGCGCTGGTTGTGATGCCCTTCGCTGCGATCGAGCTGACGACCGGCCATTGGCGCTACGGAGAGATTTTCTGCCTGGTGCGAACGTCTCTGGACGTCTTGTTGACCACAGCGTCCATCCTGCACCTCTGCTGCATTGCACTGGACAG GTATTATGCTATCTGCTGCCAGCCGCTGGTCTACAGACACAAGATGACGCCGCTGAGGGTGGCCGTCATGCTCGGTGGCTGCTGGCTCATCCCCACGTTCATCTCCTTCCTTCCCATCATGCAAAGCTGGAACGCTATCGGGATAGAGGACATT ATTGAGGAGAGGCGAGCCCTGACCGGAGGCTCTAACGACACCAGCTGTGTGTTCCTGGTCAACCGGCCGTACGCCCTCATCTGTTCTGCCGTGGCCTTCTACGTCCCATTAGCCCTCATGGTTCTGGCCTACCAGCGGATCTACGTCACCGCTATGACCCACGTACGGCAGATAGAGACGCTCCAGCGGGCCGGTTCTGCTCCGGTCGGCAGCACCGAGCCCATCGTCACCGTGAGGTCGTCCACCTCCTCAGACCCTCTGGACCACTACCGCCTCAGGACAACAACGGGTTCCTCCTCCTCAGAGCAGGCCCCCGTATCAACCAGCCGTATGCGCATCGAGACGAAGGCAGCAAAGACGCTGGCGGTTATTATGGGCTGTTTCTGCCTGTGCTGGGCACCGTTCTTCATCACTAACGTGGTGGATCCCTTCATCCACTATTCGGTGCCGTGGCAGCTGTGGACGGCCTGGCTGTGGCTCGGCTACATTAACTCAGGGCTGAACCCGTTCCTCTACGCCTTTCTGAACCGAGCTTTCCGGAGGGCGTTTCTGGTGATCCTCTGCTGTGGGGATGAGCGCTACTCTCGGCAGGGCAGCTGCTCCTATGGACACACTCACAGAGCATGCTCGGCTGCATCGGTCAACGGGACGTCCATGGCACTGAG